The sequence below is a genomic window from Salvelinus fontinalis isolate EN_2023a unplaced genomic scaffold, ASM2944872v1 scaffold_1409, whole genome shotgun sequence.
ATCAAGCCtcatccctgcacagagggaggggatcctccgagcatcaggcctcatcccgtcacagagggaggggattcttccagcatcttctatCACTGCGCAGAGGAAGATCCTCAGAGCATCATGCCtcatccctgcacagagggaggggattctcccagcagctagcatcactgcgcagagggaggagatcctccgAACATCAGGCCTTATCCctgtacagagggaggggagtggATCGTTCCAAATGCTAGTGTCCCTGCAGAGATGGAGGAGATCTTCCTCACAACCAGTGTCCCTGTGAAGAATGGACACAATCATCCACAACCACCTCCCATCATCCCCATGGTGGCACCACTGTGGAAATGGGATGGTGGAGAATGTACTCCACCTGTGGATTTCTATTCAAAGAGAAGAGGTCACTTAAACTTACCTAATTAGTAAAGAAATTACCATTGTGATAGCGTGAGAATTAGCTGTGATAGGTTAATTGTATGGCTCATGTGAGTGTATATCTGTAATACTTTCATGCATTTTCTACATAAAACAGGTTTAGCTCCATTTtactttgacattttagtcatttagcagactctcttatccagagcgacttacagtagtgagtgtataCATTTTCGTACTCCAGTGAATCTCTCCAGGATTTCGCATGGATTTTTTTTGATATTTGCCGATAAATATGCTAGATTTTGCAGCAACAATTATGACATTTTGCATAGCAATATGCATTTGTTTTGTCCAATTTGTTGCAAAAATGCACTGACAAGGGAAAAAACTGTGTTGACGTGTGGCTTGATTGAACCATATTATGCAGTAAATGTGCGGTGATTGGTTGAAATTGCGAGCCCTCTTTTTATACTGTGGTAATGGGTCAGTTCTATGCAATAATATTGTGATGATGTGACTATTTTATGCAGAAATTGTTTGGTGAGTGGTCAAATTTGTAAGCCCTCGCATAATATGCAGGGAATTGTTGATCGCAGAGTCCTGGAGTAACCTCCCAGTTATCCCTGTGACTGCGTGTAGGTTAAGATTGGGTTGTAACAGAGTATCAGAGCGAGACGTTTCTACCTGTCAGCTAGTAATTGTTCTGTATGGTGACATGAGCAGAGTGGCCTGACTTCTCCCACTTATTACAGATGTCCGACTTAGATATGTTGAGCATCCTGCTATGATGTCCATCACCAAGCCGGAACACTCCGAGGCCAACCCTCAGTGCCAGACTGGCAGCTGGCCGGTGGCTGAGCCCGAGACCCCTGCTGTTCACAATAACAGTGGAGGCTGGCTCAGCTGGGTCTTTGGGAGTGGAAGAGTTAATAAGAAGGAGGTTCATCTACCTGAGGACAAAGACAGATCTGTAAGGAACTGGTTATTAACACTATATTCTATGTAGAGACAATTgagtggataaaaaaaaaaaaaactattgcgGCTTGCTTCACATTGCTAATATCTTCTTCCTCAGATTGTCTGGGATCCAACTCTGCACAGATGGGTTAACAAAACTGAGCCCAAGGTTGAGGTACACACTTAAATTCAATGAAATTAAAAACAGTTAACCATTGTATTTTAACTGTGATAATATTACTAACAATTTGGAAAATGTGTTGATGTTTTTTACAGAACAAGTgtgtaccaccacctccaccgATGTGGACATACGGATATCAGGGGAACACTGGCAGTGTCCCCAAAGGAGTGAATCCTTACTCTATGAAAGCAGGTGAATATTGCTTTAGAATACATGTGGTTTAACCAAGACTGTCAGCCGATCATAGATGTCCCCGGTGGTCTCCTGCTAATGTTACGCCCCtgaaaaaggagagaaagaaacatgagtgatttttatttttatttattttttgggagGGGAAAtcatttttattttcatttcacATTCAAATACAATTACAAAATCAGTGCATTACGTTGTACAAAATGGATTCATAAAAACAGTATCAAAAAGTAGTGTAACAATATAACAATAGCAAAACTCCTCAAAAAAGTGCTGTTCTGCAGAACCTGACCAGTATTATTACATTCAAGTTTAACATGCCTCTAACAATCTCcaaaaacaatacaaataatTCTATAAATATAAACATATACATATACCAAAGTGAACTCTGAATAAACCTCAGTGTATATCAAATATGTACAAAGGCTTAGCCTACATTTCAATTGGCTCTAAATACGTTTGCAGTGAAGGGTAAATCCCTTTCCATTTCTGTTTTACTGATACAATGCCCCACTTATCTATTTCGAATTGTATTCTTTTCCAAATGTCCTGTTTTATAAATGGAACTAATCCCGTCGGTGACCACTTGAGGGTGTCATTGACCGCACCACATCTGGCCTCCCAAAGTTTGGTCTTGATAAGGGACACCAGAGTCACTAATGCTAATAATTGCACCCTTTCCACATTTTTTAGTTCAAATTTGGCTACCCCTTAGTAGAGAGATTACCCCCTCGCACATCGAACCTCCCATATGCCCCAAACCAAATATACCTCTAAACACTTCCAACAGATGACATCCAATTAAATCCCCAAAAACTATGCAAAACTCTTTAGAGAGCCCATCCACTCCTGGTACTTTGTTATCTTTCATGCTCTTCAGTGCCATATAAATTTCATCTAATTTCAATTCCCCTTTTAATTGGTCTCTAATATCAAAAGGTATCTGCACATCCacgcattttttttttaattagtcCCCTTCTCATAATCAATTGTTTGTTTTTGAAATAGCTGAGAAAAGTGGTGTAGCGACACCAAGCATGCCATCTCCACCCTCAACCATCTCCCCATTTTGGTCCAATAACGCAGAAAATGTCCTCCTCTTTCCCCGTGATTTAATTTGTTTGAAAAAATATGCAGAGCACTTCTCATCATTTTCCCATTTATCTTAGTGACTTTTAAAAATGAAGTCTCGAGCTTTCTTTTCAAAAAAGGCATGCTGCTTTTTCTGCAGGATACACAATTTGTCTTTATCTAATCCACCACCATTCAAATTACCTTGGATGTGTAGATCTTTTAGTTCATTCTGCAATTGATAAAATTATTTGTGGGTATTACGTACGTTGTCTTTGCAAAAATTCTGAATAAAAATCTTGATTCTTAATTTTGCGCTCTCCCACCACTCTATGACAGAAGAATAAAACGGTTTCATAGTTACACAGCCCTGGAAAAAAGACCCAAATCTTGTCTTCAAAGTTTTGTCATGTAAAATGCCGTTATTCATTTTCCAATACCCTTTTCCAAATTCAATTGTTTTTAATTCTATTGTCACAGACAGGCAACTGTGGTCCGAATAGAATACCGGAGTGACGCGCGCAGAGGACACACCGAGTCCACGTGGAACAAACAGATAATCTATACCGCTCCTCGCGCCCCTGCTGTTT
It includes:
- the LOC129849244 gene encoding protein transport protein Sec16A-like isoform X2; the protein is MEEIFLTTSVPVKNGHNHPQPPPIIPMVAPLWKWDGGECTPPVDFYSKRRDVRLRYVEHPAMMSITKPEHSEANPQCQTGSWPVAEPETPAVHNNSGGWLSWVFGSGRVNKKEVHLPEDKDRSIVWDPTLHRWVNKTEPKVENKCVPPPPPMWTYGYQGNTGSVPKGVNPYSMKAGLWGSRYPTMHYNDGTNSKPPSHGPGLLPRQRSGLLPPSHFDLMAPMVVPPDTLPY
- the LOC129849244 gene encoding protein transport protein Sec16A-like isoform X1 codes for the protein MEEIFLTTSVPVKNGHNHPQPPPIIPMVAPLWKWDGGECTPPVDFYSKRRDVRLRYVEHPAMMSITKPEHSEANPQCQTGSWPVAEPETPAVHNNSGGWLSWVFGSGRVNKKEVHLPEDKDRSIVWDPTLHRWVNKTEPKVENKCVPPPPPMWTYGYQGNTGSVPKGVNPYSMKAAGLWGSRYPTMHYNDGTNSKPPSHGPGLLPRQRSGLLPPSHFDLMAPMVVPPDTLPY